In one Corynebacterium bovis DSM 20582 = CIP 54.80 genomic region, the following are encoded:
- a CDS encoding HtaA domain-containing protein produces MRLHRAALTVVTATSVALAPVTVPTATAADAAAGTSAQPASTPSPTCADSDAIYRTTSGSWSWGLRNSFINYINGPIARGTITVDGDVVGQDPKPNGPFGKGNPRSFSFPTMPDEIDPTQSIMLATRGSVHITGHAYERADKQPILDDTFSAFRLIIKGTTATLKAYMKARTFVNAESLGPWVDSPDVDVATWTLTQPVVVPAEGGTVTFTSGSGEAGRGQFTTEGLKAFGNFYGESDGWVDPISGSFTVERECPPPPPEVPVGNPQVAVSRTEFDAARSEAVTVTGTGFTHPAAVSTRPPFPGMSSGVYVAFGKFPATWKPSAGVPSSGRPYASVNWAVPAELVPLIGGTALGATPLTPDGAFSATLLVDKAAADAAAAEKGITDGVYGIYTYPGGGAEVPTFETFTPVTFTTPAPTTEAKPTTEPAPKPAPTTEAKPTTEPAPKPAPTTEAKPTTEPAPKPAPTTEAKPTTEPAPKPAPTTEAKPTTQAPKPAPTTEAKPTTEPAPTTEAKPTTEPAPAPSTPATPTTQAPAPKPTPTPTPAPEPVGSLNLPFLSFLTPLWTAIRGLFGGATGTGTVQGSLPGSLAGASASTSAPAPSTPAATPTAPAGSSTGSSGSSVELSGARFQLAFIPGLIISAAVSGLLFLLRTFLHR; encoded by the coding sequence ATGCGACTTCACCGCGCCGCCCTCACCGTCGTCACGGCGACATCCGTCGCCCTGGCGCCCGTCACCGTCCCCACCGCCACGGCCGCCGACGCCGCGGCGGGGACGTCGGCACAGCCCGCGTCGACCCCCTCCCCCACCTGCGCCGACAGTGACGCGATCTACCGCACCACCTCCGGCAGCTGGTCGTGGGGCCTGCGCAACAGCTTCATCAACTACATCAACGGGCCCATCGCCCGGGGCACGATCACGGTCGACGGCGACGTCGTCGGTCAGGACCCCAAGCCGAACGGCCCGTTCGGCAAGGGCAACCCGCGCTCGTTCTCCTTCCCGACCATGCCCGACGAGATCGACCCGACCCAGTCGATCATGCTGGCCACCAGGGGCAGCGTCCACATCACCGGCCACGCCTACGAGCGCGCCGACAAGCAGCCGATCCTCGACGACACCTTCTCCGCGTTCCGCCTCATCATCAAGGGCACGACGGCCACGCTCAAGGCCTACATGAAGGCGCGGACCTTCGTGAACGCCGAGAGCCTCGGGCCGTGGGTCGACTCGCCCGACGTCGACGTCGCAACGTGGACGCTCACCCAGCCGGTCGTCGTCCCCGCCGAGGGTGGGACGGTCACGTTCACCTCCGGGTCCGGCGAGGCCGGCCGGGGTCAGTTCACGACGGAGGGGCTCAAGGCCTTCGGCAACTTCTACGGGGAGAGCGACGGCTGGGTCGACCCGATCTCCGGGTCGTTCACCGTCGAGCGGGAGTGCCCGCCGCCGCCCCCGGAGGTCCCGGTCGGGAACCCGCAGGTCGCCGTCAGCCGGACGGAGTTCGACGCGGCCCGCTCCGAGGCCGTGACGGTCACCGGCACCGGCTTCACGCACCCGGCGGCGGTCTCCACCCGGCCTCCGTTCCCCGGCATGAGCTCCGGGGTGTACGTGGCCTTCGGCAAGTTCCCGGCGACGTGGAAGCCGTCCGCGGGTGTGCCGTCCAGCGGCCGGCCGTACGCCTCGGTCAACTGGGCCGTGCCCGCCGAGCTCGTCCCGCTCATCGGCGGGACCGCCCTGGGGGCGACGCCGCTGACGCCGGACGGGGCGTTCTCGGCGACGCTGCTCGTCGACAAGGCGGCGGCCGACGCCGCGGCCGCCGAGAAGGGCATCACCGACGGTGTCTACGGCATCTACACGTACCCGGGCGGCGGGGCGGAGGTGCCGACGTTCGAGACGTTCACCCCGGTCACGTTCACGACCCCGGCGCCGACGACCGAGGCGAAGCCCACCACCGAGCCCGCGCCGAAGCCCGCCCCGACCACGGAGGCGAAGCCCACCACCGAGCCCGCGCCGAAGCCCGCGCCGACCACCGAGGCGAAGCCCACCACGGAGCCCGCGCCGAAGCCTGCTCCGACCACCGAGGCGAAGCCGACCACCGAGCCCGCGCCGAAGCCCGCGCCGACGACCGAGGCGAAGCCCACCACCCAGGCGCCGAAGCCCGCCCCGACCACCGAGGCGAAGCCGACCACCGAGCCCGCCCCGACCACGGAGGCGAAGCCGACCACCGAGCCCGCGCCGGCTCCGAGCACCCCGGCCACGCCCACCACCCAGGCGCCGGCGCCGAAGCCGACGCCCACGCCGACGCCCGCGCCGGAGCCCGTCGGGTCCCTGAACCTGCCGTTCCTGTCCTTCCTGACCCCGCTGTGGACCGCGATCCGCGGCCTCTTCGGCGGAGCGACCGGCACCGGCACGGTCCAGGGCAGCCTGCCCGGCTCCCTCGCCGGGGCGTCGGCGTCGACCTCCGCCCCGGCCCCGTCGACCCCGGCCGCGACCCCGACGGCCCCCGCCGGCTCGTCCACGGGCTCGTCCGGGTCGTCGGTCGAGCTCTCCGGCGCGCGGTTCCAGCTCGCGTTCATCCCCGGGCTCATCATCAGCGCGGCGGTGAGCGGGCTGCTGTTCCTGCTCCGGACGTTCCTGCACCGCTGA
- a CDS encoding heme/hemin ABC transporter substrate-binding protein, whose protein sequence is MTPVSHSASACPPGSGHAPGVSPGTGPAAGPGARDRRGRARRARGVVAALTVAGLLLSACGLNVDNSGNRAEAQETTFDAALAAFTTSTPPDPRSLRGLSTADSVGDVTPVTDSPSPSLPVSLTDADGYDVTVSDVSRILPLDLYGTTSRTVAGLGLRDNIVGRTVSSEEPSLKELPVVTQGGHNINVEAVLNLHPSLVIVDHSIGPREAIDQIRDAGVTVAVINPKHTMDAIGDDIRTIAGVVGLPDVGESLATRAGDELSRASDTVKKIVPADPLRMAFVYARGTGGVFFILGPDSGTTDLFESVGGHDAAADRKIGDMTPATAEALAQLNPEVIVMMSQGLESTGGLDGLLKRPGIAETTAGKTPRIVAIPDSQALSFGPQAGEMVLAFAKALYQG, encoded by the coding sequence ATGACTCCTGTGTCACATTCAGCCAGCGCCTGTCCCCCCGGGTCCGGCCACGCCCCGGGTGTCAGCCCGGGCACCGGCCCGGCCGCCGGCCCCGGCGCGCGCGACCGCCGCGGCCGGGCCCGCCGGGCCCGCGGTGTCGTCGCCGCGCTCACCGTCGCGGGACTGCTGCTCTCCGCGTGCGGGCTCAACGTCGACAACTCCGGGAACCGCGCCGAGGCGCAGGAGACGACCTTCGACGCCGCCCTCGCGGCCTTCACCACCTCCACACCCCCGGACCCGCGCTCCCTCCGGGGCCTGTCGACGGCCGACTCCGTCGGTGACGTCACCCCGGTCACGGACTCCCCGTCACCGTCGCTGCCCGTGTCCCTCACCGACGCCGACGGGTACGACGTCACCGTCAGCGACGTCTCGCGGATCCTCCCCCTCGACCTCTACGGGACGACGTCCCGCACCGTCGCGGGGCTCGGCCTGCGGGACAACATCGTCGGCCGCACCGTGTCGTCCGAGGAGCCCAGCCTCAAGGAGCTGCCGGTCGTCACGCAGGGCGGCCACAACATCAACGTCGAGGCGGTCCTCAACCTCCACCCGTCGCTCGTCATCGTGGACCACTCCATCGGCCCGCGGGAGGCGATCGACCAGATCCGTGACGCCGGCGTCACCGTCGCCGTCATCAACCCCAAGCACACCATGGACGCCATCGGCGACGACATCCGCACCATCGCGGGGGTCGTCGGACTCCCCGACGTCGGGGAGTCGCTGGCGACCAGGGCCGGGGACGAGCTCTCTCGCGCCTCGGACACCGTGAAGAAGATCGTCCCGGCCGACCCGCTGCGCATGGCGTTCGTGTACGCCAGGGGCACGGGCGGCGTCTTCTTCATCCTCGGCCCTGACAGCGGGACCACCGACCTCTTCGAGTCGGTCGGCGGCCACGACGCCGCCGCCGACCGGAAGATCGGTGACATGACACCGGCGACCGCCGAAGCCCTCGCCCAGCTCAACCCCGAGGTCATCGTCATGATGTCCCAGGGGCTCGAGTCGACGGGCGGGCTCGACGGCCTCCTGAAACGCCCCGGCATCGCAGAGACCACCGCCGGGAAGACGCCGCGCATCGTCGCGATCCCCGACAGCCAGGCCCTCAGCTTCGGACCGCAGGCCGGAGAGATGGTCCTCGCCTTCGCCAAGGCCCTCTACCAGGGCTGA
- a CDS encoding HtaA domain-containing protein → MSTSSLLRQLRRSPRTTCVAAGAATVVLLGAATPVTVAAAPQPAAAPAPAACTDPWTAVTGDISWGVKQSFRSYIRGPIAKGAWTTTAPATDTGADRPTGGWTFPLTAAASLAGTPETGALPSGGGVTFTGHGGILRTSLDDLRLNVRDARHADLTALVSSQDVEGNVVPMSGSRVRLADVTFTEDIAGDDEQTGRVVLTADGAAAFAGFYEAGLAMDDLTLHTATAQRCGSRPEAPETLYDPTRPPGTTPPVTPPATPPVGSSPSPFPAPNDDDSLGATTRFLQNLTTVATQTGLLIEAVSALGAKFNPAALTQAVVTGQTPTAELLPGVPKTNPTTGAGTTAPTSPAPAGGGTGGTGAGASTPSGGYAGPTGTTGATTGPAGGTGAGAAGGAAGTAPAAAAGAATSCIAAGQTEIAWGFKQSFRSYITGSIAKGSWEMQGATYDGSQFHWKGTSGTADPGTKTGDIKADGTVRFTGHKGILDLKVSNPEITVNGNQGTLIASVVSNTMEGTPVDYGRVEFGQLTFTSLNLTDSAVNGTANVALTAKGSQAFADFYAPGTELDPITVSATLTGSKTACGTPTAAGGGGTTGGAAATPPATGGAAGTPAAAAAADASGATSGGQSGSGNVTFKNGAGAAPAGASTGTLANTGVSVAQFMGMSAALLAAAGACLFLTSRHPNA, encoded by the coding sequence GTGTCCACATCCTCCCTGCTCCGCCAGCTGCGGCGGTCCCCGCGGACGACCTGCGTGGCCGCCGGCGCCGCCACCGTCGTCCTCCTCGGGGCCGCCACCCCCGTGACCGTCGCTGCCGCCCCGCAGCCCGCCGCCGCCCCCGCCCCGGCCGCGTGCACCGACCCCTGGACCGCCGTCACCGGCGACATCAGCTGGGGCGTCAAGCAGTCCTTCCGCTCGTACATCCGCGGCCCGATCGCCAAGGGCGCGTGGACGACGACGGCCCCGGCCACGGACACCGGCGCCGACCGGCCCACCGGCGGCTGGACGTTCCCGCTGACCGCCGCCGCGTCGCTCGCCGGCACCCCGGAGACCGGCGCGCTGCCCTCCGGCGGCGGGGTGACCTTCACCGGCCACGGGGGGATCCTCCGGACCAGCCTCGACGACCTCCGGCTCAACGTCCGCGACGCCCGCCACGCCGACCTCACCGCCCTCGTGAGCTCCCAGGACGTCGAGGGGAACGTCGTCCCGATGTCCGGGTCCCGGGTGCGGCTCGCCGACGTCACCTTCACCGAGGACATCGCCGGTGACGACGAGCAGACCGGGCGGGTCGTCCTCACCGCCGACGGGGCCGCCGCCTTCGCCGGCTTCTACGAGGCCGGGCTGGCCATGGACGACCTCACCCTCCACACCGCGACCGCGCAGCGGTGCGGCAGCCGCCCGGAGGCGCCGGAGACGCTCTACGACCCCACCCGGCCCCCGGGCACCACGCCCCCGGTGACCCCGCCGGCCACCCCGCCGGTCGGGTCGTCCCCGAGCCCGTTCCCCGCCCCGAACGACGACGACTCCCTCGGCGCGACGACACGCTTCCTCCAGAACCTCACCACCGTCGCCACGCAGACCGGCCTGCTCATCGAGGCCGTCTCCGCCCTCGGCGCGAAGTTCAACCCGGCCGCGCTGACCCAGGCCGTCGTCACCGGCCAGACCCCGACCGCCGAGCTCCTCCCCGGCGTCCCCAAGACCAACCCGACGACCGGCGCCGGGACCACCGCGCCCACCTCCCCCGCCCCGGCCGGCGGGGGCACCGGGGGCACGGGGGCGGGCGCGTCCACCCCGTCCGGCGGCTACGCCGGGCCGACCGGGACCACCGGTGCGACGACCGGCCCCGCGGGCGGCACCGGCGCCGGCGCCGCGGGCGGGGCCGCGGGCACCGCCCCGGCCGCCGCGGCGGGCGCCGCGACGAGCTGCATCGCGGCCGGCCAGACCGAGATCGCGTGGGGCTTCAAGCAGTCCTTCCGCAGCTACATCACCGGCTCCATCGCCAAGGGCTCGTGGGAGATGCAGGGCGCCACGTACGACGGCAGCCAGTTCCACTGGAAGGGCACGTCCGGCACCGCCGACCCCGGGACGAAGACCGGCGACATCAAGGCCGACGGCACCGTCCGCTTCACCGGCCACAAGGGCATCCTCGACCTCAAGGTCAGCAACCCGGAGATCACCGTCAACGGCAACCAGGGCACCCTCATCGCCTCCGTCGTGTCGAACACGATGGAGGGCACCCCGGTGGACTACGGGCGGGTCGAGTTCGGCCAGCTCACGTTCACGTCGCTCAACCTCACCGACTCCGCGGTGAACGGCACCGCGAACGTCGCGCTCACCGCGAAGGGGTCGCAGGCGTTCGCCGACTTCTACGCCCCGGGCACCGAGCTCGACCCCATCACCGTCAGTGCGACGCTGACCGGCTCGAAGACCGCGTGCGGCACGCCGACGGCGGCCGGGGGCGGCGGGACGACCGGCGGCGCGGCCGCCACCCCGCCGGCCACCGGTGGTGCCGCGGGGACGCCCGCGGCCGCGGCCGCCGCCGACGCGTCCGGGGCGACGTCGGGCGGGCAGTCCGGGTCCGGGAACGTCACGTTCAAGAACGGCGCGGGTGCGGCGCCGGCCGGCGCGAGCACCGGCACCCTGGCTAATACGGGTGTATCTGTGGCTCAATTCATGGGTATGAGCGCCGCTCTCCTCGCCGCCGCGGGAGCCTGCCTGTTCCTCACCAGCAGGCACCCGAATGCGTGA
- the moaA gene encoding GTP 3',8-cyclase MoaA has protein sequence MTTIAPPSRAALTDRWGRVADDLRISLIDKCNLRCTYCMPEHGLPWLPSSSLLTTEEAVRLADIGVRVFGVRDIRFTGGEPLVRRDLEDIVRGVRSLHPDVPVSLTTNAVGLDRRVAGLVDAGLTRVNVSLDTVRRETFREITRRDRLDAVLRGLAAARDAGLHPVKVNAVMMRGVNDDQADELLAWCLDEGYQLRFIEQMPLDADRSWSRTHLVDAAEIRDRLTRRFHLSPHPVPRGSAPAELSDVRHRDDPDGPVLGQVGLIAPVTESFCAACSRTRITADGKVRSCLFSQEETDPLGLLRSGADDAAVAARWQEAMALKPRAYGSDTVIVSDPSYVQPDRTMSAIGG, from the coding sequence GTGACCACCATCGCACCCCCGTCCCGCGCCGCGCTGACGGACCGCTGGGGGCGTGTCGCCGACGACCTCCGCATCTCGCTGATCGACAAGTGCAACCTCCGGTGCACCTACTGCATGCCGGAGCACGGGCTGCCGTGGCTGCCGTCGTCGTCGCTGCTCACCACGGAGGAGGCCGTGCGCCTCGCGGACATCGGCGTCCGCGTGTTCGGCGTGCGCGACATCCGCTTCACCGGCGGCGAACCGCTGGTCCGGCGCGACCTCGAGGACATCGTCCGCGGCGTGCGCTCCCTCCACCCGGACGTCCCCGTCTCCCTCACGACGAACGCCGTGGGGCTCGACCGGCGCGTCGCGGGCCTCGTCGACGCCGGACTCACCCGCGTGAACGTCTCCCTCGACACCGTGCGCCGGGAGACCTTCCGGGAGATCACCCGGCGCGACCGGCTCGACGCGGTGCTCCGCGGCCTCGCCGCCGCCCGCGACGCCGGCCTCCACCCGGTGAAGGTCAACGCCGTCATGATGCGGGGCGTCAACGACGACCAGGCCGACGAGCTCCTCGCCTGGTGCCTCGACGAGGGCTACCAGCTGCGGTTCATCGAGCAGATGCCGCTCGACGCCGACCGCTCCTGGTCCCGGACGCACCTCGTCGACGCCGCGGAGATCCGCGACCGGCTCACCCGGCGGTTCCACCTCTCCCCGCACCCGGTGCCCCGCGGCTCCGCGCCGGCGGAGCTGTCCGACGTCCGCCACCGCGACGACCCGGACGGGCCGGTCCTCGGCCAGGTGGGGCTCATCGCCCCGGTCACGGAGTCCTTCTGCGCGGCGTGCTCACGCACCCGCATCACCGCGGACGGGAAGGTCCGCAGCTGCCTGTTCTCGCAGGAGGAGACCGACCCGCTGGGGCTCCTGCGCTCGGGGGCGGACGACGCCGCCGTCGCCGCGCGCTGGCAGGAGGCGATGGCGCTCAAGCCCCGCGCGTACGGCAGCGACACGGTCATTGTCTCCGACCCGTCGTACGTGCAGCCGGACCGCACGATGAGCGCCATCGGCGGCTGA
- the modA gene encoding molybdate ABC transporter substrate-binding protein, protein MAEDRSAAPSTAPAAPAAAAAALAGAASPVRAGRGRPGRAVATGVAAVAAAVGLVAGVTACASSPQDEPGAVGASTAAGSTARTGGAADPDQGDAATGTATVFAAASLRPVGDSLVAAFRAAHPDAQVEMNYGGSSALVRQIDDGAPADLFISADRRTMDTALTRRDFSGADPVDVASNRLVLAVPRGNPGHVTAVRDLPGHRVAVCAREVPCGDLAGKALADAGVTLDDPSEEANVSAVATKVSTGQVDAGFIYSTDARALADEGVTATDIPGVEANVYPAALTTRGRDNATARAFRDWMRGPEAQRILADHGFSPAPAPSDSTAPSDAPAGR, encoded by the coding sequence ATGGCGGAGGACAGGTCGGCGGCACCCTCGACGGCACCGGCAGCACCGGCAGCGGCAGCGGCGGCACTTGCAGGGGCGGCGTCGCCGGTGCGCGCGGGTCGGGGCCGGCCCGGGCGGGCGGTCGCGACGGGGGTCGCGGCCGTGGCCGCCGCCGTCGGCCTCGTGGCCGGTGTCACGGCCTGTGCCTCGTCGCCGCAGGACGAGCCGGGTGCCGTCGGGGCCTCGACCGCCGCGGGCTCCACCGCGCGGACCGGCGGCGCGGCGGACCCCGACCAGGGTGACGCGGCGACCGGGACGGCCACCGTCTTCGCCGCGGCGTCGCTCCGGCCCGTCGGGGACAGCCTCGTCGCGGCGTTCCGGGCCGCCCACCCGGACGCGCAGGTCGAGATGAACTACGGCGGCTCGTCGGCCCTCGTCCGCCAGATCGACGACGGCGCCCCCGCCGACCTCTTCATCAGCGCCGACCGGCGCACCATGGACACCGCCCTCACGCGACGGGACTTCTCCGGCGCCGACCCGGTGGACGTGGCGTCGAACCGCCTGGTCCTCGCCGTCCCCCGCGGCAACCCCGGGCACGTCACCGCGGTCCGTGACCTGCCCGGGCACCGGGTCGCCGTGTGCGCGCGGGAGGTCCCGTGCGGCGACCTCGCCGGGAAGGCCCTCGCCGACGCCGGCGTCACCCTCGACGACCCCTCGGAGGAGGCGAACGTCTCCGCGGTCGCGACGAAGGTGTCGACGGGGCAGGTCGACGCCGGGTTCATCTACTCGACGGACGCGCGGGCGCTCGCCGACGAGGGCGTGACCGCGACGGACATCCCCGGTGTCGAGGCGAACGTCTACCCGGCCGCGCTGACGACCCGGGGCCGGGACAACGCGACGGCCCGGGCGTTCCGCGACTGGATGCGCGGGCCGGAGGCGCAGCGGATCCTCGCCGACCACGGCTTCTCCCCGGCCCCGGCCCCGTCGGACTCCACGGCCCCGTCCGACGCCCCGGCAGGGCGGTGA
- a CDS encoding molybdate ABC transporter permease subunit, protein MSAAPRRPVHAVPWPLVPVAVLAVAVVAGPPVALLAAVPWPRLGGLLGDAESLTALRLSVTTALLSKVLCVLLGVPLSLWVRDLLLRRPRVARAVQAVVFAPLVLSPVVSGLALVFLWGRRGVLGGWLDAHGVPVAYTTTGVVVVQVFVSLPFLVATTLTAVQVVPVRLEEAAATEGATRWQIVRHILLPLALPGIVTGAVLSFARSLSEYGATLTFAGNVAGRSRTVPLLIDLGLSSDDMDRALGGSVMLIGVYVMVVAGLAGVRWIAVARRGATSGTVGR, encoded by the coding sequence GTGAGCGCCGCCCCCCGCCGCCCGGTCCACGCCGTCCCGTGGCCGCTCGTCCCCGTGGCGGTGCTCGCGGTGGCGGTCGTCGCCGGGCCCCCGGTCGCCCTCCTCGCGGCGGTGCCGTGGCCGCGCCTCGGCGGGCTGCTCGGTGACGCGGAGTCCCTCACCGCCCTCCGCCTGTCCGTGACGACGGCCCTGCTCTCGAAGGTCCTCTGCGTCCTCCTGGGCGTCCCGCTGTCGTTGTGGGTGCGGGACCTCCTGCTGCGCCGGCCCCGGGTGGCGCGGGCGGTGCAGGCGGTGGTCTTCGCCCCGCTCGTGCTGTCGCCGGTGGTCTCCGGCCTGGCCCTGGTGTTCCTGTGGGGGCGGCGCGGGGTGCTCGGCGGGTGGCTCGACGCCCACGGGGTGCCGGTGGCGTACACGACGACGGGGGTGGTCGTCGTCCAGGTCTTCGTGTCCCTGCCGTTCCTCGTCGCGACGACGCTCACCGCCGTGCAGGTCGTCCCCGTCCGCCTGGAGGAGGCCGCCGCGACCGAGGGGGCGACCCGCTGGCAGATCGTCCGGCACATCCTCCTGCCGCTCGCCCTGCCCGGCATCGTCACCGGGGCGGTGCTGAGTTTCGCCCGGTCGCTGAGCGAGTACGGGGCGACGCTCACCTTCGCGGGGAACGTCGCCGGCCGGTCGCGGACGGTGCCGCTGCTCATCGACCTCGGGCTGAGTTCCGACGACATGGACCGCGCGCTCGGCGGGTCCGTCATGCTCATCGGGGTGTACGTCATGGTCGTCGCGGGCCTGGCGGGGGTGCGGTGGATCGCGGTCGCGCGGCGCGGGGCGACGTCGGGGACCGTGGGACGGTAG
- a CDS encoding molybdopterin molybdotransferase MoeA, with translation MSTSDGRHAAAPGTDTGTHAGPHTGPHTGANPGTPGDGHAPGARTPEEHLAAVTETVRGAVPGLHDAADGGVPVELAVGRTLVDAVEARVDSPPFDNSQMDGYALGAHHLDGGTFPVGRTLPAGRDPATVCPAGVGAEVVPVMTGARLPDGTAAVVPVEDCTPASFVPAGGAVTVPPTARGRYIRRRGSDLRAGDVLFPAGHRVSPRTVGAAAAQGLDTVPVRRTARVLLCTGGDEIGGAGRASVPDANGPMLRALCRRHLIDVAGHVRTSDDPEEFARALDGAVREYRPTAVVTSGGISHGQFEVVRQVLEPRGGWFGHVAQQPGGPQGLAVVDGTPVIALPGNPVSTAVSFRLFVAPVLGEVPATVTARAGEPLAALPAGDGRCRFLRARTQVRDGVLTVTTVGGAGSHLLAQSAGADCLVRVRAGEDVAPGEVVEVHPL, from the coding sequence ATGAGCACATCCGACGGCAGGCACGCTGCCGCACCCGGCACGGACACCGGCACCCACGCCGGCCCGCACACCGGCCCGCACACCGGCGCGAACCCCGGCACGCCCGGCGACGGGCACGCCCCCGGCGCCCGCACCCCGGAGGAGCACCTCGCCGCCGTCACGGAGACGGTCCGCGGCGCGGTCCCCGGCCTGCACGACGCCGCGGACGGCGGGGTCCCCGTGGAACTCGCCGTCGGGCGGACGCTCGTCGACGCCGTGGAGGCGCGCGTCGACTCCCCTCCCTTCGACAACTCCCAGATGGACGGCTACGCCCTCGGCGCGCACCACCTCGACGGCGGCACGTTCCCCGTCGGGCGGACCCTGCCCGCGGGCCGCGACCCGGCGACGGTGTGCCCGGCCGGGGTCGGCGCGGAGGTCGTCCCGGTCATGACCGGCGCCCGGCTGCCCGACGGCACCGCCGCCGTCGTGCCCGTCGAGGACTGCACGCCGGCGTCGTTCGTCCCCGCCGGCGGGGCCGTCACCGTGCCGCCGACCGCGCGCGGCCGGTACATCCGGCGCCGGGGCAGCGACCTCCGCGCCGGGGACGTCCTCTTCCCCGCCGGCCACCGCGTGAGCCCCCGGACCGTCGGCGCGGCGGCGGCGCAGGGCCTGGACACCGTGCCCGTCCGGCGGACCGCGCGGGTGCTGCTGTGCACCGGCGGCGACGAGATCGGCGGGGCGGGCCGGGCGTCCGTCCCGGACGCGAACGGGCCGATGCTGCGCGCCCTGTGCCGCCGCCACCTCATCGACGTCGCCGGCCACGTCCGCACCAGCGACGACCCGGAGGAGTTCGCCCGCGCCCTCGACGGGGCGGTCCGGGAGTACCGGCCGACGGCCGTCGTGACCAGCGGCGGGATCAGTCACGGCCAGTTCGAGGTCGTGCGCCAGGTCCTGGAGCCGCGGGGCGGCTGGTTCGGGCACGTCGCCCAGCAGCCGGGTGGGCCGCAGGGGCTCGCCGTCGTCGACGGCACCCCGGTCATCGCCCTGCCCGGCAACCCGGTGTCCACGGCCGTGAGTTTCCGGCTGTTCGTCGCCCCGGTGCTCGGGGAGGTGCCGGCGACGGTGACCGCCCGGGCCGGGGAGCCCCTCGCCGCGCTGCCCGCCGGGGACGGGCGGTGCCGGTTCCTCCGCGCGCGGACGCAGGTGCGGGACGGGGTGCTGACCGTCACGACGGTCGGCGGGGCGGGGTCGCACCTGCTCGCGCAGTCCGCGGGCGCCGACTGCCTCGTGCGCGTGCGGGCGGGGGAGGACGTCGCGCCGGGCGAGGTGGTCGAGGTCCACCCGCTGTAG